TACTTTAAGCCCTTTGGTAACTACGTAGAAATTACCTTTGGCCAATTCCATCACCTCAATTTGAGTATTAATCACCTTGGCCGAATCACCTAAAATGTAAACGAATTTTTTACCCTGTAAATCGATCGTCGATTTTTGAGGGATCAGAATTGCATTTTCAACATGTTGAGGAATTCTAACGGATGCACTTGCACCATTTTTTAATAAGAAAGCCGGATTAGGGAATGTTGCCCTTAAACTTGCCGAACCAGTACTGGTGTTAATCTGTCCGTTGATGGATTCGATTTTGCCGTTTTGTGCATAGATTGTTCCATCGGCAAGAACTAAACTTACCGGAGGAATGTTTTTCATTTGCTGTGCAAGTGTGTTGCCTTTGTAGGTGTTAGAAAAATCTAAAAGCTGCTTCTCGTTTAAAGAAAAATATGCATAAACCTTAGAAGTGTTAGAAACAGTAGTTAATGGTTGTGTGCTGCTACTGCTCACTAAACTTCCATTTCTGAAAGGGATACTGCCAACAACACCATCAACTGGGCTTTTAACCGAAGTATACCCCAAATTAACCTGTGCATTTACCAATTCGGCTTTTGCCTGTGCCAATGCCGCTTTTCTGCTTTGGAGTGTTAATTGAGCAGCATCAAGATCATACTTGCTGATGATGTCTTTTTCTACCAAAGGCCTGGTTTTATTTACTGTTAACTGGGCTGCATTAACATCTGCTTCTGCACTGCTAATGGCAGCTCTTGCTGTGCGTACCTGCTGTTCGTACTGTGGTGCATTAATGGTAAAAAGTAACTGACCTTTTTTAACTACCGCACCTTCATCCACTAATATTTTTTCGATAAAACCATCAACTTTCGGACGGATATCGATGTTTTGAATACCCTCAATTGTTGCTGGATAATCAGAATCTAAGGTTGTGTTTTGTGTGTTTACTGTAAATACAGGGTAAGCCTGTGGACCGGCTGCTGCTGCAGCGGCAGCTTTTTTAGCTGCATCGTTATTTCCGCAGGATGCCAAAAGCATACCAATGCTCATGCTAAAAAAGAGAGTTGTTACTTTTCTCATGGGTATTTTTGTGTGTTTAAATTTAAATTCCGGAATTAAGGGCGTTATCGAAATATTAGGACTTCGATTATTCGCCGATAAGTGCCCAAAAATAGAGCCTAAAAAAAAATAAATCTGTCCGAATTCTGTCAT
The nucleotide sequence above comes from Pedobacter riviphilus. Encoded proteins:
- a CDS encoding efflux RND transporter periplasmic adaptor subunit: MRKVTTLFFSMSIGMLLASCGNNDAAKKAAAAAAAGPQAYPVFTVNTQNTTLDSDYPATIEGIQNIDIRPKVDGFIEKILVDEGAVVKKGQLLFTINAPQYEQQVRTARAAISSAEADVNAAQLTVNKTRPLVEKDIISKYDLDAAQLTLQSRKAALAQAKAELVNAQVNLGYTSVKSPVDGVVGSIPFRNGSLVSSSSTQPLTTVSNTSKVYAYFSLNEKQLLDFSNTYKGNTLAQQMKNIPPVSLVLADGTIYAQNGKIESINGQINTSTGSASLRATFPNPAFLLKNGASASVRIPQHVENAILIPQKSTIDLQGKKFVYILGDSAKVINTQIEVMELAKGNFYVVTKGLKVGDKVILEGFQSLKDGTKIKPEVKNTDSVYAEIKK